In a single window of the Anguilla rostrata isolate EN2019 chromosome 4, ASM1855537v3, whole genome shotgun sequence genome:
- the pde6d gene encoding retinal rod rhodopsin-sensitive cGMP 3',5'-cyclic phosphodiesterase subunit delta: protein MSSSEDRAKEILKGFKLNWMNLRDAETGKVLWQGTEDLSLPGVEHEARVPKKILKCKAVSRELNFSSIEKLEKFRLEQKVFFKGQCLEEWFFEFGFVIPNSTNTWQSLIEAAPESQMMPANVLTGNVVIETKFYDDDLLVSTSRVRLFYV, encoded by the exons ATGTCTTCAAGCGAAGACAGAGCCAAGGAGATTCTGAAAGGGTTTAAATT AAACTGGATGAACTTGCGGGACGCGGAGACCGGGAAGGTCCTGTGGCAGGGGACGGAAGACCTCTCTCTACCTGGGGTGGAGCACGAAG CTCGAGTTCCCAAAAAGATCTTGAAGTGCAAGGCCGTGTCCAGAGAGCTGAATTTTTCCTCTATAGAAAAGCTGGAGAAGTTCCGACTTGAACAAAAGGTTTTCTTCAAGGGGCAGTGTTTAGAAG AATGGTTCTTTGAGTTCGGTTTCGTGATTCCTAATTCCACGAACACGTGGCAGTCCTTGATAGAGGCGGCTCCGGAGTCCCAGATGATGCCCGCCAACGTTTTAAC CGGCAATGTCGTGATAGAGACCAAGTTCTACGACGACGATCTTCTCGTCAGCACTTCCCGAGTACGGCTCTTCTACGTCTGA